The following coding sequences lie in one Manis pentadactyla isolate mManPen7 chromosome 19, mManPen7.hap1, whole genome shotgun sequence genomic window:
- the RUSC1 gene encoding AP-4 complex accessory subunit RUSC1 isoform X7, translating to MLSPQRALLCNLNHIHLQHVSLGLHLSRRPELREGPLSTSPPPGDTGGKDSRRPCSGTLVDANSNSPAVPCRCCQEHGSGLENRQDPAQEEEGAASPSDPGCSSSLSSCSDLSPDESPISVYSRDLPGNEDVHPQPSIIPLEQGSPLASAGPGTCSPDSFCCSPDSCSGDSSTPGPGLDSNCNALTTCQDLPSPGLEEEEEGGEQSLPTSELPEADEEKTDAGKNEPSWKINPIWKIDTEKTEAAWKITENNNSGLKTNGNPNSSWESEPAKFDSGWKTNTGISDSGSKTDAGKTDGGWRSDVSEEPVPHRTITSFHELAQKRKRGPGLPLVQQAKKDRSDWLIVFSPDTELPPTGSLGGSPAPAREVTTFKDLRARIRAPPPPVPPREPPAGWALVPPRPPPPPVPPRRKKNRSGLQPIAEGQPEEGRAGSPAAGEEATATKEPEEPGTQASLEVRSSWSFAGVPGAQRLWMAEAQSGTGQLQEQKKGLLIAVSASVDKIISHFGAARNLVQKNQLGDSRLSPDVGHLVLTTLCPALHALVADGLKPFRKDLITGQRRSSPWSVVEASVKPGSSTRSLGTLYSQVSRLAPLSSSRSRFHAFILGLLNTKQLEQWFSSLQEDAGLLSLLYLPTGFFSLARGGCPSLSTELLLLLQPLSVLTFHLDLLFEAHHLPLGPPQAPAPAGSPPALQQTVQAVLHWGGRLAQSLRGASGETAPGASAPSSLPAPGSWWEQLTQASRVYASGGTEGFRSRHQGMAAEGAQERSLPTEAAPGRGLWLGRLFGVPGGLTETESGAPKSRRPSSWLPPTMSVLALVKRGTAPETPSPPEELEASAPSPAQTHRAVRALCDHAAAAPDQLSFRHGEVLRVIATVDEDWLRCGRGGVEGLVPVGYTSLVL from the exons ATGCTGTCCCCTCAGAGGGCTTTACTCTGCAACCTCAACCACATCCACCTCCAGCATGTTTCTCTGGGCCTGCATTTGTCCCGCCGTCCTGAGCTACGAGAGGGGCCTTTGAGCACGTCTCCTCCCCCAGGGGACACCGGGGGCAAAGACAGCAGGCGTCCCTGCAGCGGGACCTTAGTGGACGCCAATTCCAACAGCCCCGCCGTGCCCTGCCGATGCTGCCAGGAGCACGGGTCAGGCCTAGAAAACCGACAGGACCCAGCACAGGAGGAAGAGGGGGCTGCCTCTCCCTCGGATCCAGGCTGCTCCTCCTCCCTCAGCTCCTGCTCAGACCTTAGCCCCGATGAGTCCCCCATCTCAGTCTACTCTCGGGACCTCCCTGGCAACGAGGATGTCCACCCTCAGCCCAGCATCATCCCCCTGGAGCAGGGCTCCCCACTCGCTTCCGCAGGCCCTGGCACCTGCTCCCCGGACAGCTTCTGTTGCTCTCCCGATTCCTGTTCTGGAGATTCCTCCACACCCGGCCCGGGCCTGGACTCCAACTGCAACGCCCTGACCACCTGCCAGGACCTCCCTTCCCCAGGgctagaggaagaggaggagggtggggagcagagCCTCCCTACCTCCGAGCTCCCAGAGGCGGATGAGGAGAAAACCGACGCTGGGAAAAACGAACCCAGTTGGAAAATTAACCCCATTTGGAAAATTGAcacagagaaaactgaagctgcCTGGAAAATCACTGAGAACAATAACTCTGGTTTGAAAACCAATGGGAATCCTAACTCTAGCTGGGAATCTGAACCTGCAAAATTCGACTCCGGTTGGAAAACCAACACAGGAATAAGTGATTCTGGCTCGAAAACAGATGCAGGGAAAACTGATGGGGGATGGAGAAGTGACGTCAGCGAGGAGCCGGTGCCCCACCGGACAATCACGTCCTTCCACGAGCTGGCTCAGAAGCGCAAGCGGGGCCCGGGGCTGCCCCTCGTGCAGCAGGCCAAGAAAGACCGCAGTGACTGGCTCATAGTTTTCTCTCCCGACACCGAGCTGCCACCGACCGGGTCGCTGGGCGGCTCTCCGGCGCCCGCCCGGGAAGTCACCACCTTCAAGGACCTCCGGGCCCGAATccgggccccgcccccgccagTCCCTCCCCGAGAACCCCCCGCTGGCTGGGCCTTGGTTCCACCccggcctccacccccacccgtcCCTCCCCGGAGGAAGAAGAACCGTTCTGGGCTGCAGCCCATAGCGGAGGGGCAGCCCGAGGAGGGCAGGGCGGGTAGCCCCGCGGCTGGCGAGGAGGCCACGGCCACGAAGGAGCCGGAAGAGCCCGGCACGCAGGCCAGTCTTGAGG TCCGTAGTTCCTGGTCGTTCGCCGGTGTCCCCGGGGCCCAGCGGCTGTGGATGGCAGAAGCCCAGAGTGGGACTGGCCAGCTGCAGGAGCAGAAAAAAG GTCTCCTGATAGCCGTCAGCGCCTCAGTGGATAAAATCATCTCGCACTTTGGGGCCGCGCGGAACTTGGTTCAGAAG AACCAGCTGGGTGATAGCCGACTGAGCCCAGATGTGGGGCACCTGGTGCTGACCACCCTCTGCCCAGCTCTCCACGCCCTGGTGGCCGACGGGCTGAAGCCTTTCCGGAAGGACCTCATCACTGGGCAGCGCAGGAGCAGCCCCTGGAGCGTGGTGGAGGCATCCGTGAAGCCAG GCTCCAGCACTCGATCCCTTGGCACCCTGTACAGCCAGGTCAGCCGCCTGGCTCCCCTGAGCAGCAGCCGCAGCCGCTTCCACGCCTTCATCCTGGGCCTCCTCAA CACTAAGCAGTTGGAGCAGTGGTTTTCCAGTCTGCAGGAAGATGCAG GCCTGCTGTCCCTCCTGTACTTGCCCACTGGATTCTTCTCCCTGGCCCGGGGAGGCTGTCCCTCCCTGTCCACGGAGCTGCTGCTCCTGCTACAGCCGTTGTCGGTGCTCACCTTCCACCTGGACCTGCTCTTTGAGGCCCACCACCTGCCCCTGGGCCCGCCGCAGGCTCCTGCCCCCGCAGGCTCGCCCCCAGCCCTGCAGCAGACTGTGCAAGCTGTGCTGCACTGGGGGGGCCGGCTAGCCCAGAGCCTTCGGGGGGCTTCTGGGGAGACTGCTCCTGGTGCATCAGCCCCCTCAAGCCTTCCCGCGCCAGGCAGCTGGTGGGAGCAGCTGACCCAGGCCTCCCGGGTCTATGCCTCCGGGGGCACCGAGGGCTTCCGATCCAGGCATCAGGGCATGGCAGCCGAGGGCGCACAGGAGAGATCCCTGCCCACAGAAGCCGCGCCAGGCAGAGGCTTGTGGCTGGGGAGGCTGTTTGGAGTGCCTGGGGGCCTCACAGAAACTGAGAGTGGAGCCCCCAAGTCCAG GAGGCCATCCAGCTGGCTGCCCCCGACCATGAGTGTGTTGGCGCTAGTGAAGCGGGGGACAGCTCCCGAGACTCCCTCGCCTCCTGAGGAGCTTGAGGCCTCAGCACCCAGCCCAGCACAGACCCACAG GGCAGTCCGGGCTCTCTGTGACCACGCTGCTGCGGCCCCTGACCAGCTGAGCTTCCGGCATGGGGAAGTGCTGCGTGTCATCGCTACCGTGGATGAGGACTGGCTGCGCTGTGGGCGGGGTGGCGTGGAGGGGCTCGTGCCTGTGGGGTATACCTCTCTTGTTCTCTAG
- the RUSC1 gene encoding AP-4 complex accessory subunit RUSC1 isoform X9, producing MLSPQRALLCNLNHIHLQHVSLGLHLSRRPELREGPLSTSPPPGDTGGKDSRRPCSGTLVDANSNSPAVPCRCCQEHGSGLENRQDPAQEEEGAASPSDPGCSSSLSSCSDLSPDESPISVYSRDLPGNEDVHPQPSIIPLEQGSPLASAGPGTCSPDSFCCSPDSCSGDSSTPGPGLDSNCNALTTCQDLPSPGLEEEEEGGEQSLPTSELPEADEEKTDAGKNEPSWKINPIWKIDTEKTEAAWKITENNNSGLKTNGNPNSSWESEPAKFDSGWKTNTGISDSGSKTDAGKTDGGWRSDVSEEPVPHRTITSFHELAQKRKRGPGLPLVQQAKKDRSDWLIVFSPDTELPPTGSLGGSPAPAREVTTFKDLRARIRAPPPPVPPREPPAGWALVPPRPPPPPVPPRRKKNRSGLQPIAEGQPEEGRAGSPAAGEEATATKEPEEPGTQASLEASPPLLLPRPLVFRFSADGRPLLEGGGAGAAGSLLLARPLAGWPGAGLRLLGAPSPPEEQLLPVRLSPVGAYSPPARGALPCLASPELALLLSPLFPRSSTFPAAAPPPRQVPAPLLPPPPLPPKAPRWTRSPPPPPRLLRSSWSFAGVPGAQRLWMAEAQSGTGQLQEQKKGLLIAVSASVDKIISHFGAARNLVQKNQLGDSRLSPDVGHLVLTTLCPALHALVADGLKPFRKDLITGQRRSSPWSVVEASVKPGSSTRSLGTLYSQVSRLAPLSSSRSRFHAFILGLLKGPGVLLLPELVSPPSSAALSSWSSGFPVCRKMQACCPSCTCPLDSSPWPGEAVPPCPRSCCSCYSRCRCSPSTWTCSLRPTTCPWARRRLLPPQARPQPCSRLCKLCCTGGAG from the exons ATGCTGTCCCCTCAGAGGGCTTTACTCTGCAACCTCAACCACATCCACCTCCAGCATGTTTCTCTGGGCCTGCATTTGTCCCGCCGTCCTGAGCTACGAGAGGGGCCTTTGAGCACGTCTCCTCCCCCAGGGGACACCGGGGGCAAAGACAGCAGGCGTCCCTGCAGCGGGACCTTAGTGGACGCCAATTCCAACAGCCCCGCCGTGCCCTGCCGATGCTGCCAGGAGCACGGGTCAGGCCTAGAAAACCGACAGGACCCAGCACAGGAGGAAGAGGGGGCTGCCTCTCCCTCGGATCCAGGCTGCTCCTCCTCCCTCAGCTCCTGCTCAGACCTTAGCCCCGATGAGTCCCCCATCTCAGTCTACTCTCGGGACCTCCCTGGCAACGAGGATGTCCACCCTCAGCCCAGCATCATCCCCCTGGAGCAGGGCTCCCCACTCGCTTCCGCAGGCCCTGGCACCTGCTCCCCGGACAGCTTCTGTTGCTCTCCCGATTCCTGTTCTGGAGATTCCTCCACACCCGGCCCGGGCCTGGACTCCAACTGCAACGCCCTGACCACCTGCCAGGACCTCCCTTCCCCAGGgctagaggaagaggaggagggtggggagcagagCCTCCCTACCTCCGAGCTCCCAGAGGCGGATGAGGAGAAAACCGACGCTGGGAAAAACGAACCCAGTTGGAAAATTAACCCCATTTGGAAAATTGAcacagagaaaactgaagctgcCTGGAAAATCACTGAGAACAATAACTCTGGTTTGAAAACCAATGGGAATCCTAACTCTAGCTGGGAATCTGAACCTGCAAAATTCGACTCCGGTTGGAAAACCAACACAGGAATAAGTGATTCTGGCTCGAAAACAGATGCAGGGAAAACTGATGGGGGATGGAGAAGTGACGTCAGCGAGGAGCCGGTGCCCCACCGGACAATCACGTCCTTCCACGAGCTGGCTCAGAAGCGCAAGCGGGGCCCGGGGCTGCCCCTCGTGCAGCAGGCCAAGAAAGACCGCAGTGACTGGCTCATAGTTTTCTCTCCCGACACCGAGCTGCCACCGACCGGGTCGCTGGGCGGCTCTCCGGCGCCCGCCCGGGAAGTCACCACCTTCAAGGACCTCCGGGCCCGAATccgggccccgcccccgccagTCCCTCCCCGAGAACCCCCCGCTGGCTGGGCCTTGGTTCCACCccggcctccacccccacccgtcCCTCCCCGGAGGAAGAAGAACCGTTCTGGGCTGCAGCCCATAGCGGAGGGGCAGCCCGAGGAGGGCAGGGCGGGTAGCCCCGCGGCTGGCGAGGAGGCCACGGCCACGAAGGAGCCGGAAGAGCCCGGCACGCAGGCCAGTCTTGAGG CCAGTCCCCCACTCCTGCTCCCTCGGCCCCTGGTTTTCCGGTTCTCGGCCGACGGGCGCCCCCTGTTGGAGGGAGGGGGCGCGGGTGCAGCTGGGTCTCTGCTCCTAGCGAGGCCTCTGGCCGGCTGGCCCGGCGCCGGGCTGCGGCTGCTGGGGGCGCCGAGTCCCCCAGAGGAGCAGCTGCTGCCTGTTCGCTTGTCCCCGGTTGGAGCCTATTCGCCTCCGGCTCGGggggccctgccctgcctggccaGCCCTGAGCTGGCACTGCTGCTGTCCCCGCTGTTTCCCAGAAGTAGCACCTTCCCTGCCGCGGCTCCCCCACCCCGCCAGGTACCCGCCCCCCTGCTGCCACCGCCACCTCTTCCGCCGAAGGCCCCTCGCTGGACCAGGAGCCCACCGCCTCCGCCCAGGCTAC TCCGTAGTTCCTGGTCGTTCGCCGGTGTCCCCGGGGCCCAGCGGCTGTGGATGGCAGAAGCCCAGAGTGGGACTGGCCAGCTGCAGGAGCAGAAAAAAG GTCTCCTGATAGCCGTCAGCGCCTCAGTGGATAAAATCATCTCGCACTTTGGGGCCGCGCGGAACTTGGTTCAGAAG AACCAGCTGGGTGATAGCCGACTGAGCCCAGATGTGGGGCACCTGGTGCTGACCACCCTCTGCCCAGCTCTCCACGCCCTGGTGGCCGACGGGCTGAAGCCTTTCCGGAAGGACCTCATCACTGGGCAGCGCAGGAGCAGCCCCTGGAGCGTGGTGGAGGCATCCGTGAAGCCAG GCTCCAGCACTCGATCCCTTGGCACCCTGTACAGCCAGGTCAGCCGCCTGGCTCCCCTGAGCAGCAGCCGCAGCCGCTTCCACGCCTTCATCCTGGGCCTCCTCAA aggCCCTGGAGTCCTCCTTCTCCCTGAACTTGTGTCCCCGCCTTCCTCCGCAGCACTAAGCAGTTGGAGCAGTGGTTTTCCAGTCTGCAGGAAGATGCAG GCCTGCTGTCCCTCCTGTACTTGCCCACTGGATTCTTCTCCCTGGCCCGGGGAGGCTGTCCCTCCCTGTCCACGGAGCTGCTGCTCCTGCTACAGCCGTTGTCGGTGCTCACCTTCCACCTGGACCTGCTCTTTGAGGCCCACCACCTGCCCCTGGGCCCGCCGCAGGCTCCTGCCCCCGCAGGCTCGCCCCCAGCCCTGCAGCAGACTGTGCAAGCTGTGCTGCACTGGGGGGGCCGGCTAG
- the RUSC1 gene encoding AP-4 complex accessory subunit RUSC1 isoform X8, with protein sequence MLSPQRALLCNLNHIHLQHVSLGLHLSRRPELREGPLSTSPPPGDTGGKDSRRPCSGTLVDANSNSPAVPCRCCQEHGSGLENRQDPAQEEEGAASPSDPGCSSSLSSCSDLSPDESPISVYSRDLPGNEDVHPQPSIIPLEQGSPLASAGPGTCSPDSFCCSPDSCSGDSSTPGPGLDSNCNALTTCQDLPSPGLEEEEEGGEQSLPTSELPEADEEKTDAGKNEPSWKINPIWKIDTEKTEAAWKITENNNSGLKTNGNPNSSWESEPAKFDSGWKTNTGISDSGSKTDAGKTDGGWRSDVSEEPVPHRTITSFHELAQKRKRGPGLPLVQQAKKDRSDWLIVFSPDTELPPTGSLGGSPAPAREVTTFKDLRARIRAPPPPVPPREPPAGWALVPPRPPPPPVPPRRKKNRSGLQPIAEGQPEEGRAGSPAAGEEATATKEPEEPGTQASLEASPPLLLPRPLVFRFSADGRPLLEGGGAGAAGSLLLARPLAGWPGAGLRLLGAPSPPEEQLLPVRLSPVGAYSPPARGALPCLASPELALLLSPLFPRSSTFPAAAPPPRQVPAPLLPPPPLPPKAPRWTRSPPPPPRLLRSSWSFAGVPGAQRLWMAEAQSGTGQLQEQKKGLLIAVSASVDKIISHFGAARNLVQKNQLGDSRLSPDVGHLVLTTLCPALHALVADGLKPFRKDLITGQRRSSPWSVVEASVKPGEGRECGTAALRPGRAGAWLTAPMSSGSSTRSLGTLYSQVSRLAPLSSSRSRFHAFILGLLKGPGVLLLPELVSPPSSAALSSWSSGFPVCRKMQACCPSCTCPLDSSPWPGEAVPPCPRSCCSCYSRCRCSPSTWTCSLRPTTCPWARRRLLPPQARPQPCSRLCKLCCTGGAG encoded by the exons ATGCTGTCCCCTCAGAGGGCTTTACTCTGCAACCTCAACCACATCCACCTCCAGCATGTTTCTCTGGGCCTGCATTTGTCCCGCCGTCCTGAGCTACGAGAGGGGCCTTTGAGCACGTCTCCTCCCCCAGGGGACACCGGGGGCAAAGACAGCAGGCGTCCCTGCAGCGGGACCTTAGTGGACGCCAATTCCAACAGCCCCGCCGTGCCCTGCCGATGCTGCCAGGAGCACGGGTCAGGCCTAGAAAACCGACAGGACCCAGCACAGGAGGAAGAGGGGGCTGCCTCTCCCTCGGATCCAGGCTGCTCCTCCTCCCTCAGCTCCTGCTCAGACCTTAGCCCCGATGAGTCCCCCATCTCAGTCTACTCTCGGGACCTCCCTGGCAACGAGGATGTCCACCCTCAGCCCAGCATCATCCCCCTGGAGCAGGGCTCCCCACTCGCTTCCGCAGGCCCTGGCACCTGCTCCCCGGACAGCTTCTGTTGCTCTCCCGATTCCTGTTCTGGAGATTCCTCCACACCCGGCCCGGGCCTGGACTCCAACTGCAACGCCCTGACCACCTGCCAGGACCTCCCTTCCCCAGGgctagaggaagaggaggagggtggggagcagagCCTCCCTACCTCCGAGCTCCCAGAGGCGGATGAGGAGAAAACCGACGCTGGGAAAAACGAACCCAGTTGGAAAATTAACCCCATTTGGAAAATTGAcacagagaaaactgaagctgcCTGGAAAATCACTGAGAACAATAACTCTGGTTTGAAAACCAATGGGAATCCTAACTCTAGCTGGGAATCTGAACCTGCAAAATTCGACTCCGGTTGGAAAACCAACACAGGAATAAGTGATTCTGGCTCGAAAACAGATGCAGGGAAAACTGATGGGGGATGGAGAAGTGACGTCAGCGAGGAGCCGGTGCCCCACCGGACAATCACGTCCTTCCACGAGCTGGCTCAGAAGCGCAAGCGGGGCCCGGGGCTGCCCCTCGTGCAGCAGGCCAAGAAAGACCGCAGTGACTGGCTCATAGTTTTCTCTCCCGACACCGAGCTGCCACCGACCGGGTCGCTGGGCGGCTCTCCGGCGCCCGCCCGGGAAGTCACCACCTTCAAGGACCTCCGGGCCCGAATccgggccccgcccccgccagTCCCTCCCCGAGAACCCCCCGCTGGCTGGGCCTTGGTTCCACCccggcctccacccccacccgtcCCTCCCCGGAGGAAGAAGAACCGTTCTGGGCTGCAGCCCATAGCGGAGGGGCAGCCCGAGGAGGGCAGGGCGGGTAGCCCCGCGGCTGGCGAGGAGGCCACGGCCACGAAGGAGCCGGAAGAGCCCGGCACGCAGGCCAGTCTTGAGG CCAGTCCCCCACTCCTGCTCCCTCGGCCCCTGGTTTTCCGGTTCTCGGCCGACGGGCGCCCCCTGTTGGAGGGAGGGGGCGCGGGTGCAGCTGGGTCTCTGCTCCTAGCGAGGCCTCTGGCCGGCTGGCCCGGCGCCGGGCTGCGGCTGCTGGGGGCGCCGAGTCCCCCAGAGGAGCAGCTGCTGCCTGTTCGCTTGTCCCCGGTTGGAGCCTATTCGCCTCCGGCTCGGggggccctgccctgcctggccaGCCCTGAGCTGGCACTGCTGCTGTCCCCGCTGTTTCCCAGAAGTAGCACCTTCCCTGCCGCGGCTCCCCCACCCCGCCAGGTACCCGCCCCCCTGCTGCCACCGCCACCTCTTCCGCCGAAGGCCCCTCGCTGGACCAGGAGCCCACCGCCTCCGCCCAGGCTAC TCCGTAGTTCCTGGTCGTTCGCCGGTGTCCCCGGGGCCCAGCGGCTGTGGATGGCAGAAGCCCAGAGTGGGACTGGCCAGCTGCAGGAGCAGAAAAAAG GTCTCCTGATAGCCGTCAGCGCCTCAGTGGATAAAATCATCTCGCACTTTGGGGCCGCGCGGAACTTGGTTCAGAAG AACCAGCTGGGTGATAGCCGACTGAGCCCAGATGTGGGGCACCTGGTGCTGACCACCCTCTGCCCAGCTCTCCACGCCCTGGTGGCCGACGGGCTGAAGCCTTTCCGGAAGGACCTCATCACTGGGCAGCGCAGGAGCAGCCCCTGGAGCGTGGTGGAGGCATCCGTGAAGCCAGGTGAAGGCCGAGAGTGTGGGACCGCCGCGCTGCGACCCggcagggctggggcctggcTGACGGCACCCATGTCCTCAGGCTCCAGCACTCGATCCCTTGGCACCCTGTACAGCCAGGTCAGCCGCCTGGCTCCCCTGAGCAGCAGCCGCAGCCGCTTCCACGCCTTCATCCTGGGCCTCCTCAA aggCCCTGGAGTCCTCCTTCTCCCTGAACTTGTGTCCCCGCCTTCCTCCGCAGCACTAAGCAGTTGGAGCAGTGGTTTTCCAGTCTGCAGGAAGATGCAG GCCTGCTGTCCCTCCTGTACTTGCCCACTGGATTCTTCTCCCTGGCCCGGGGAGGCTGTCCCTCCCTGTCCACGGAGCTGCTGCTCCTGCTACAGCCGTTGTCGGTGCTCACCTTCCACCTGGACCTGCTCTTTGAGGCCCACCACCTGCCCCTGGGCCCGCCGCAGGCTCCTGCCCCCGCAGGCTCGCCCCCAGCCCTGCAGCAGACTGTGCAAGCTGTGCTGCACTGGGGGGGCCGGCTAG